Proteins from a genomic interval of Actinoalloteichus hymeniacidonis:
- a CDS encoding helix-turn-helix domain-containing protein, giving the protein MSSDGSQESPMAARTPHGPGAGLPEHAVRTELLSLLATMPTLTATEAARALGRSSGLCSFHLRRLAQHGLIEESPHTGGRVRPWRLRAGVEHGDDSTGASNAGFGELARDLEDESHQHWLAHRAAVPARWRRDEAFSAVVHLTPEELTALGAQVRELLARFRGRDTNVRARPAGTAPVAAVLRLFPLITDVEPSASAPEVDAEEADQPGSSDPSRAHGGARRRP; this is encoded by the coding sequence GTGAGCAGCGACGGTAGTCAGGAATCCCCGATGGCGGCGCGGACTCCCCACGGACCCGGCGCCGGGCTGCCCGAGCACGCGGTGCGTACCGAGCTGTTGAGTCTGCTGGCGACGATGCCGACGCTCACCGCGACCGAGGCCGCGCGGGCGTTGGGCCGCAGCTCGGGACTGTGTTCGTTCCACCTGCGACGACTGGCGCAACACGGACTCATCGAGGAGTCGCCGCATACCGGCGGTCGCGTCCGTCCGTGGCGGCTGCGTGCGGGCGTCGAGCACGGCGACGACTCGACCGGCGCGTCGAACGCGGGATTCGGGGAACTCGCGCGCGATCTCGAGGACGAGAGCCACCAACACTGGCTGGCCCACCGGGCGGCGGTACCCGCGCGGTGGCGGCGGGACGAGGCGTTCAGCGCGGTGGTCCACCTGACCCCCGAGGAACTGACTGCGTTGGGTGCGCAGGTCCGGGAGCTGCTCGCTCGATTCCGGGGGCGGGACACGAATGTCCGGGCCCGGCCTGCGGGTACGGCCCCGGTGGCGGCGGTCCTACGGTTGTTCCCGCTGATCACCGATGTCGAGCCGTCCGCATCGGCACCCGAGGTCGACGCGGAAGAGGCCGATCAGCCCGGTTCCTCCGATCCAAGCCGAGCCCACGGCGGCGCGCGTCGCAGGCCGTGA
- a CDS encoding HAD family hydrolase, which produces MRPFTTDGRNESTAAETSEATASAAAGLTIAEPVVVEQTLDQSSLGASAAGTARLAAVLWDMDGTLLDSEKLWAIALEQTAAELGGAISAEARASMVGSNMSNSMGILLADLGLAVTEESVAAAGARVAELTTELFRTDLIWRPGAQEALHAVRAAGVPMALVTSTIRSIGEVALETIGADLFDVAVFGDEVPHNKPHPAPYLQAAEALGVDPADTVAIEDSPVGVASAAAAGATVLAVPCEVPVEPGERRILRSSLVGVDLAFLIGLLAPRQAETRTVE; this is translated from the coding sequence ATGCGACCGTTCACGACGGACGGCCGAAACGAGTCCACCGCCGCCGAGACCTCGGAGGCCACCGCCTCGGCGGCGGCCGGGCTCACCATTGCGGAACCCGTGGTCGTCGAGCAGACCCTCGACCAGTCCTCACTCGGGGCCTCGGCGGCGGGAACGGCTCGGCTGGCCGCCGTTCTCTGGGACATGGACGGCACCCTGCTCGACTCGGAGAAGCTGTGGGCGATCGCGCTGGAGCAGACCGCCGCCGAGTTGGGCGGGGCGATCAGCGCCGAGGCCAGGGCATCGATGGTCGGTTCGAATATGAGCAACAGCATGGGGATCCTGCTCGCCGACCTCGGCCTGGCCGTGACCGAGGAGTCGGTGGCGGCGGCGGGTGCCAGGGTCGCCGAACTCACCACCGAGCTGTTCCGCACCGACCTGATCTGGCGCCCCGGCGCGCAGGAAGCCCTGCACGCCGTCCGCGCTGCCGGCGTCCCGATGGCACTGGTGACCTCGACCATCCGGTCGATCGGCGAGGTCGCCCTGGAGACGATCGGCGCCGATCTCTTCGACGTGGCCGTGTTCGGCGACGAGGTGCCGCACAACAAGCCGCACCCCGCCCCGTACCTGCAGGCCGCCGAGGCACTGGGCGTCGACCCGGCGGACACCGTCGCCATCGAGGACTCGCCGGTCGGCGTGGCCTCGGCGGCGGCTGCCGGGGCCACGGTGCTCGCGGTGCCCTGCGAGGTGCCCGTCGAGCCGGGGGAACGCCGAATTCTGCGGTCCTCACTGGTCGGCGTCGACCTCGCGTTCTTGATCGGCCTGCTGGCGCCGCGGCAGGCCGAGACCCGGACGGTCGAGTAG
- a CDS encoding LLM class flavin-dependent oxidoreductase, which translates to MTLDIGVMLPASVPGPDHPGLGDIRDSARFAEDVGLDSIWSTDHLIASAPILESNVVLATAAAVTERITIGFGVLLLALRPVAWTAKQISTLQHVSGNRVVLGVGTGNPAHGDAGWRETGVSFADRGRLTDEALRVLPGLVTGAASTLPDGQAVQLAPGAPMPPVLVAANNRRALRRAAEFGDGWISIGMSAAAVRAELAVLRDLAAEHGRPAPDAAVVGPEVSAEPARAAADLAAYAEAGVKRVILAPTGAGWQRDYEFASAVRAAL; encoded by the coding sequence ATGACCCTCGACATCGGCGTGATGTTGCCTGCCTCCGTTCCTGGCCCCGACCACCCCGGACTCGGCGATATCCGGGACAGCGCCCGGTTCGCCGAGGACGTCGGCCTCGATTCGATCTGGAGCACCGACCACCTCATCGCGAGCGCGCCGATCCTGGAAAGCAATGTCGTTCTCGCCACCGCCGCCGCGGTCACCGAACGCATCACGATCGGCTTCGGCGTGCTGCTGTTGGCATTGCGGCCGGTCGCCTGGACGGCGAAGCAGATCAGTACCCTGCAACATGTCTCGGGCAATCGAGTCGTGCTCGGGGTGGGGACCGGCAACCCCGCGCACGGCGATGCGGGCTGGCGCGAAACCGGGGTGTCCTTCGCGGACCGAGGACGCCTCACCGACGAGGCGCTGCGGGTACTGCCCGGCCTGGTCACCGGTGCGGCGAGCACGTTGCCGGACGGGCAGGCGGTACAGCTGGCCCCAGGTGCCCCCATGCCGCCCGTGCTGGTCGCGGCCAACAACAGACGGGCGCTACGCCGGGCAGCCGAGTTCGGCGACGGTTGGATCTCCATCGGAATGTCAGCGGCTGCGGTCCGCGCCGAACTCGCGGTGCTGCGCGATCTCGCCGCCGAGCACGGCAGGCCAGCGCCCGATGCGGCCGTCGTCGGTCCCGAGGTGAGCGCCGAACCCGCCCGGGCCGCTGCCGACCTGGCCGCCTACGCCGAAGCGGGCGTCAAGCGGGTGATCCTCGCTCCGACCGGCGCGGGCTGGCAGCGCGACTACGAATTCGCCTCGGCGGTCCGCGCCGCGCTCTGA
- a CDS encoding citrate/2-methylcitrate synthase codes for MTADGDTRYLTTGEVAHRLDVKEATVYAYVSRGLLRSVRTRGSRGSVFRQDEVEGLAERRRDGRQSSGSIERIRTELTLITDDELYYRGYRAVDLATTTTVESVAHLLWTGELGDRPPFPAPSDLVESAVGAIAVLPRTARLTDRLRVAVVALGALDPLRFALSPESVVRAGETLLGVLAAAHAPHAPQGDTVALRVWPVLTSRPVRPRLLTAVLILLADHDLAVSTVAARVAANTRANPYAVVSAGLGALDGPRHGAASSLAYRFLGEALSDPVGALSDRLRTSGTVPGFGHRVYQRRDPRADLLLDLLRESGEAEEPLRAIDEVAERLQSQDESAFPNIDLALAAMMHAYDMRPDAGEAVFAVARVAGWLAHAIEEYREPTMRFRPVGVYTGPRPGR; via the coding sequence ATGACTGCCGACGGCGACACTCGGTACCTGACGACCGGCGAGGTGGCTCACCGGCTGGATGTGAAGGAAGCGACCGTCTACGCCTACGTCAGCAGAGGGCTGCTGCGCAGTGTTCGAACCAGAGGCAGTCGCGGCAGCGTGTTCCGGCAGGACGAGGTCGAGGGCCTGGCCGAGCGTCGGCGCGACGGCAGACAATCATCGGGTTCCATCGAGCGCATCCGAACGGAACTGACCTTGATCACCGACGACGAGTTGTACTACCGGGGCTATCGGGCGGTGGACCTGGCCACCACGACCACCGTGGAGTCGGTGGCCCACCTGCTCTGGACCGGTGAACTCGGTGACCGGCCGCCGTTCCCGGCCCCGTCCGATCTAGTGGAATCCGCCGTCGGCGCCATCGCCGTGCTACCGAGGACCGCCCGCCTCACCGACCGGCTACGGGTCGCAGTCGTCGCGCTGGGCGCCCTGGATCCGTTGCGATTCGCGTTGAGTCCGGAGTCGGTGGTGCGTGCGGGGGAGACGCTGCTCGGCGTGTTGGCCGCCGCTCATGCCCCGCATGCGCCGCAGGGCGATACCGTCGCCCTGCGGGTCTGGCCGGTGTTGACGTCCCGGCCGGTGCGGCCCCGGCTGCTCACCGCCGTACTGATCCTGCTGGCCGATCACGACCTCGCGGTCTCCACCGTGGCCGCCAGGGTCGCGGCGAACACCCGGGCGAACCCCTACGCCGTGGTCTCGGCCGGGCTCGGTGCGCTGGACGGGCCTCGGCACGGCGCTGCCAGCAGCCTCGCCTACCGCTTCCTCGGGGAGGCCCTGTCCGATCCGGTCGGGGCCCTGTCCGATCGACTGCGCACCTCCGGAACGGTGCCGGGTTTCGGGCACCGGGTCTACCAGCGACGCGATCCGCGCGCCGATCTGTTGCTGGACCTGTTGCGCGAGTCGGGCGAGGCCGAGGAGCCCCTGCGTGCCATCGACGAGGTGGCCGAGCGCCTGCAGAGTCAGGACGAGTCGGCGTTCCCGAACATCGACCTGGCGCTGGCCGCGATGATGCACGCCTACGACATGCGTCCCGATGCGGGCGAGGCGGTGTTCGCCGTGGCCAGGGTGGCTGGCTGGCTGGCCCATGCGATCGAGGAGTACCGGGAGCCGACGATGCGATTCCGTCCGGTCGGGGTGTACACGGGTCCGCGCCCGGGTCGCTGA
- a CDS encoding MFS transporter: protein MTQSNPPRRAGRREWLGLVVLTLPTLLLAMDMTVLHLAVPALSADLAPSGTQLLWIVDIYGFLIAGFLVTMGAIGDRIGRRRLLLWGAVAFGAGSVLAAFSDSAEMLIATRALLGIAGATLMPSTLSLIRAMFEDSQQRRVAIGAWMACFTVGAAVGPLAGGLLLERFWWGSVFLLGVPVMLVLLVSGPLVLPEQRDPTAGRLDLFSAVLSLAAVLLMVAGLKSLAADGAQWPQGITLLVGLALGVLFVRRQYTLTHPLLDPTLFRSSAFSVSLAAQTLAIFAMAGLQFFAAQYLQLILGLTPLQAGLWMVPSMAAATAGTLLVPLIMRRTARVAPVMTAGLALAAVGGLIVSMVGDSPDSGVWTLVLGFVLISLGLGPTMTLATDQIMGAVPAHRGGAAAAISETGGELGTALGIALLGSLGGAIYRIGVGDTLAGLSTADAARDSLSGAVLTAQRLPAAEAEPMLAAARTAFVDGMQVTALASTAMVLGIAVLVAMILRPGPKHTEPDAQTAPVS from the coding sequence ATGACACAGTCGAACCCACCCCGACGGGCAGGCAGACGGGAGTGGCTGGGACTCGTCGTGCTCACACTGCCGACCCTGCTACTGGCCATGGACATGACAGTGCTGCATCTGGCGGTGCCCGCGCTGAGCGCCGACCTGGCACCCAGCGGTACCCAACTGCTGTGGATCGTCGACATCTACGGATTCCTGATCGCCGGATTCCTGGTGACCATGGGCGCCATCGGCGATCGGATAGGCCGTAGGCGCCTGTTGCTCTGGGGCGCGGTGGCCTTCGGGGCCGGTTCGGTACTGGCCGCCTTCTCCGACAGCGCCGAGATGCTCATCGCCACCCGCGCCCTGCTCGGCATCGCGGGAGCGACCCTGATGCCCTCGACCCTGTCATTGATTCGTGCCATGTTCGAGGACTCGCAACAGCGGCGGGTCGCCATCGGCGCGTGGATGGCGTGCTTCACCGTCGGCGCGGCCGTCGGCCCGCTGGCGGGCGGGCTGCTGCTGGAGCGGTTCTGGTGGGGCTCGGTCTTCCTGCTCGGCGTTCCGGTGATGCTGGTCCTCCTGGTGTCCGGGCCCCTCGTACTGCCGGAGCAACGCGATCCGACGGCAGGAAGGCTCGACCTGTTCAGCGCAGTACTGTCGCTGGCGGCGGTGCTGCTGATGGTCGCGGGACTGAAGAGTCTGGCCGCCGACGGCGCGCAGTGGCCGCAGGGAATCACGCTTCTGGTCGGACTCGCCCTAGGCGTGCTGTTCGTCCGACGTCAATACACCCTGACCCACCCGCTGCTGGACCCGACGCTCTTCCGCTCCTCGGCGTTCAGCGTGTCGCTGGCCGCCCAGACCCTCGCGATCTTCGCGATGGCGGGCCTGCAGTTCTTCGCCGCGCAGTACCTCCAGCTCATTCTCGGCCTCACGCCGCTGCAGGCCGGGCTGTGGATGGTGCCGTCGATGGCCGCAGCGACGGCGGGCACGCTGCTGGTGCCGCTGATCATGCGCCGCACCGCCCGAGTCGCTCCGGTGATGACCGCAGGACTGGCCCTGGCCGCCGTCGGAGGTCTGATCGTCTCGATGGTCGGCGACTCGCCCGACTCGGGTGTGTGGACGCTCGTCCTCGGGTTCGTGCTGATCTCCCTCGGTCTGGGGCCCACGATGACCCTGGCCACCGACCAGATCATGGGCGCGGTCCCCGCACACCGGGGCGGCGCGGCCGCCGCGATCTCCGAGACCGGCGGCGAACTCGGCACGGCGCTGGGAATCGCCCTGCTGGGCAGCCTCGGTGGCGCGATCTATCGGATCGGCGTCGGCGACACGCTGGCGGGGCTGTCTACGGCCGACGCGGCGCGGGACAGCCTCAGCGGCGCCGTACTCACGGCGCAGCGACTCCCCGCCGCCGAAGCGGAACCGATGCTCGCCGCCGCGAGAACCGCGTTCGTCGACGGAATGCAGGTCACCGCGCTGGCGAGCACCGCGATGGTCCTGGGTATCGCCGTCCTGGTGGCGATGATCCTGCGCCCCGGGCCGAAGCACACCGAGCCGGACGCCCAGACCGCGCCCGTGTCCTGA
- a CDS encoding citrate synthase/methylcitrate synthase, giving the protein METTVDGPIEVPAGLRNVIVTTTEVGDVRGSQGFYHYRQYSAIDLARTRSFEEVWFLLIEGRLPDSAELADFVAELTTLRALPEELTNLLPTIAAAGAKFDPMSGLRTALSVLGTARDLLPLWDSEPTQRRADALLICAATPTILAALHRLRAGLEPVEPRADLSCAANWLWMITGSESAPAHARAVESYLIATIDHGFNASTFTARVVASTGADVASAVTAAIGSFSGPLHGGAPDRALDSLDEIGAPDRIDPWVRAQVESGGRIMGFGHPVYRTADPRAVLLRTIAEELGGDLVEFATTVERRVVEILAELKPGRELHANVEFYAGVVMELCGIPRRMFTPTFATSRVVGWTANILEQAAGGRLIRPSARYVGPPAPAPVPVRRLPV; this is encoded by the coding sequence ATGGAGACCACAGTGGACGGACCGATAGAGGTTCCAGCAGGCTTGCGCAACGTCATCGTCACGACGACCGAGGTCGGCGATGTACGGGGTTCCCAGGGCTTCTACCACTATCGGCAGTACTCGGCGATCGACCTGGCCCGGACGAGATCGTTCGAAGAGGTCTGGTTCCTGTTGATCGAAGGACGGCTGCCCGACTCCGCAGAGCTCGCGGATTTCGTGGCGGAGTTGACGACGCTGCGTGCCCTGCCCGAGGAGCTGACGAATCTGCTCCCCACGATCGCCGCTGCGGGGGCGAAGTTCGACCCGATGTCCGGGCTACGGACGGCGTTGTCGGTGTTGGGCACAGCCCGTGATCTGCTTCCGTTGTGGGACAGCGAGCCCACGCAACGCCGAGCTGACGCGCTGCTCATCTGTGCCGCGACCCCGACGATCCTCGCGGCTCTGCACCGGCTCCGCGCCGGGTTGGAGCCGGTCGAGCCTCGCGCGGACCTGTCCTGTGCGGCCAACTGGCTGTGGATGATCACCGGCTCCGAGTCCGCCCCGGCCCACGCCCGCGCGGTGGAGAGCTATCTCATCGCCACCATCGACCACGGTTTCAACGCCTCCACCTTCACCGCCAGAGTCGTCGCCTCCACCGGAGCCGATGTCGCGTCGGCGGTCACCGCGGCGATCGGTTCCTTCAGTGGCCCGTTGCACGGTGGGGCCCCGGACCGGGCGTTGGACTCCCTCGATGAGATCGGCGCTCCCGACCGCATCGACCCCTGGGTCCGGGCCCAGGTGGAGTCCGGCGGTCGCATCATGGGGTTCGGCCATCCCGTCTATCGCACAGCGGACCCGAGGGCCGTTCTACTTCGAACGATCGCCGAGGAGCTGGGCGGCGACCTCGTCGAGTTCGCCACCACCGTGGAGCGCAGGGTCGTCGAGATCCTCGCGGAGTTGAAACCGGGCCGCGAGCTGCACGCCAATGTGGAGTTCTACGCCGGAGTGGTGATGGAGCTCTGCGGCATCCCCCGCAGGATGTTCACCCCCACCTTCGCCACCAGCCGCGTCGTCGGTTGGACCGCCAACATCCTGGAACAGGCGGCGGGCGGACGGCTGATCCGTCCTTCGGCGCGCTATGTCGGCCCGCCCGCACCTGCACCGGTACCCGTTCGTCGACTCCCTGTTTGA
- the def gene encoding peptide deformylase gives MSSDSPGSIDRRVRVQGKPVDGVFPRRAPEAERGSVRRVTVVGEEVLHRPCRDVVDFGTPELAALIDDMFATMYVAEGVGLAANQIGVDLRVFVYDIPDGDGVRHVGHIINPVLDEIPAAQRRLEDGTEGCLSVPGPYLTVARPDHAIARGQDMHGEPLVLEGREFFARCLQHETDHLNGSLYIDRLSARDRKTALREMNERRDEVFAARAARAAALKS, from the coding sequence ATGAGTTCGGACAGTCCAGGCTCCATCGATCGCCGGGTGCGGGTACAGGGCAAGCCGGTCGACGGAGTCTTCCCCCGTCGCGCGCCCGAGGCCGAACGGGGCTCGGTGCGGCGCGTGACGGTGGTCGGCGAGGAGGTCCTGCACCGGCCCTGCCGGGACGTGGTGGATTTCGGCACGCCGGAGCTCGCGGCCCTGATCGACGACATGTTCGCGACGATGTACGTCGCGGAGGGCGTGGGGTTGGCAGCCAACCAGATCGGCGTCGACCTGCGGGTCTTCGTCTACGACATCCCCGATGGCGACGGTGTTCGCCACGTCGGTCATATCATCAACCCTGTGCTGGACGAGATCCCCGCCGCGCAGCGCAGGTTGGAGGACGGGACCGAAGGCTGCCTGTCGGTACCCGGCCCCTATCTGACGGTGGCCCGACCGGATCACGCCATCGCCCGGGGTCAGGATATGCACGGCGAGCCACTGGTGCTGGAGGGCCGCGAATTCTTCGCGCGCTGCCTGCAGCACGAGACCGACCATCTCAACGGCAGCCTCTACATCGACCGACTCTCCGCACGAGACCGCAAGACCGCGTTGCGCGAGATGAACGAGCGTCGCGACGAGGTCTTCGCCGCGCGCGCCGCCCGGGCGGCGGCGCTGAAGAGCTGA
- a CDS encoding endonuclease V yields MLKIRDLHSWPSTESEAVAIQQRLRPLVRVETPTATPRTAAGLDVAYRDGDALVAVVTVLDIATLAVLDSVVLRSTTTFPYVPGLFAFREAPALLRALERLTVLPDVLLCDGQGLAHPRRFGLACHLGVLTELPSIGVGKTPMGPFDAPEDVRGAWTPLALDNDVVGRALRTQAGVKPVFVSVGHRYDLDAACALVLRLAPRYRLPETTRTADHLGRIN; encoded by the coding sequence GTGCTCAAGATCCGTGATCTCCATTCGTGGCCGTCGACGGAGTCGGAGGCGGTCGCCATCCAACAGCGACTGCGACCGCTGGTCCGAGTGGAGACACCCACCGCGACACCCCGCACGGCGGCGGGGCTCGACGTGGCCTATCGCGACGGCGATGCCCTGGTCGCGGTGGTGACGGTGCTCGACATCGCGACGCTGGCCGTGCTCGACAGCGTCGTGTTGCGGTCCACCACGACCTTCCCCTATGTGCCCGGGCTCTTCGCGTTCCGCGAGGCGCCCGCGTTGCTGCGGGCGCTGGAACGGTTGACGGTGCTGCCCGACGTCCTGCTGTGCGACGGTCAAGGCCTGGCCCATCCTCGGCGCTTCGGACTGGCCTGTCACCTGGGCGTGCTCACCGAGCTGCCGAGCATCGGCGTCGGCAAGACCCCCATGGGGCCGTTCGATGCGCCCGAGGACGTGCGTGGCGCGTGGACACCGTTGGCCTTGGACAACGACGTGGTCGGCCGCGCGCTACGCACCCAGGCCGGCGTTAAACCGGTCTTCGTGTCCGTCGGCCATCGCTACGACCTCGACGCGGCCTGCGCGTTGGTGCTGCGCTTGGCTCCCCGATACCGACTTCCCGAGACCACCCGCACCGCCGACCATCTGGGCCGGATCAACTGA